In one window of Apis mellifera strain DH4 linkage group LG12, Amel_HAv3.1, whole genome shotgun sequence DNA:
- the LOC552190 gene encoding prisilkin-39 isoform X2 yields MGIVPTFIILVCLFAFGRSAIESPESKSTTKLPLNSPSIGDNDKDLITSASDRTFHISKEYGQPGGYGGSGPYGSYLGLSGSIYGPGTAYRGTSWSPGYLNPSYGGYSAGGYPGGIIGGGHIGYGYYGNPGYSSGYGGYGGYSGYGGYNSGYGSTLGYGGYGSGYAPGGYSVYSDGYLGYGRGNYGYGRDIGYNGYGTGYNGYGGSSYGSSYNLRSNYDPYGYRNTNYGNYAGYPSGYRGYS; encoded by the exons ATGGGGATCGTTCCCACCTTC ATCATTCTCGTTTGCTTATTCGCATTCGGCAGAAGTGCCATCGAATCCCCGGAATCGAAATCAACTACAAAACTGCCGTTAAACAGCCCCTCGATCGGGGATAATGACAAAGATTTAATCACTTCTGCCAGCGATCGAA CGTTTCACATTAGCAAAGAATACGGGCAACCTGGAGGGTATGGAGGAAGTGGCCCATATGGAAGTTACCTTGGTCTTAGCGGTTCGATTTATGGCCCTGGCACTGCGTATCGTGGAACAAGCTGGAGCCCAGGATACCTAAATCCGAGCTATGGAGGTTATTCAGCGGGTGGCTATCCAGGTGGAATTATTGGGGGAGGCCATATAGG atatggCTATTATGGAAATCCTGGATACAGCAGTGGTTATGGTGGTTACGGTGGATACAGTGGATACGGTGGATACAACAGTGGATATGGAAGCACATTAGGCTATGGCGGTTATGGCAGTGGGTATGCACCCGGTGGTTATAGCGTCTACAGTGATGGATATCTTGGTTACGGAAGAGGTAACTACGGATACGGAAGGGATATAGGATATAACGGGTATGGAACAGGGTATAACGGGTATGGAGGATCAAGTTATGGATCATCGTACAATTTGAGAAGTAACTACGATCCGTATGGATATCGTAACACCAATTATGGAAATTATGCCGGTTACCCATCCGGTTACAGAGGTTATTCTTAA
- the LOC552190 gene encoding prisilkin-39 isoform X1 produces MGIVPTFIILVCLFAFGRSAIESPESKSTTKLPLNSPSIGDNDKDLITSASDRISLIPAFHISKEYGQPGGYGGSGPYGSYLGLSGSIYGPGTAYRGTSWSPGYLNPSYGGYSAGGYPGGIIGGGHIGYGYYGNPGYSSGYGGYGGYSGYGGYNSGYGSTLGYGGYGSGYAPGGYSVYSDGYLGYGRGNYGYGRDIGYNGYGTGYNGYGGSSYGSSYNLRSNYDPYGYRNTNYGNYAGYPSGYRGYS; encoded by the exons ATGGGGATCGTTCCCACCTTC ATCATTCTCGTTTGCTTATTCGCATTCGGCAGAAGTGCCATCGAATCCCCGGAATCGAAATCAACTACAAAACTGCCGTTAAACAGCCCCTCGATCGGGGATAATGACAAAGATTTAATCACTTCTGCCAGCGATCGAA TTTCGTTGATTCCAGCGTTTCACATTAGCAAAGAATACGGGCAACCTGGAGGGTATGGAGGAAGTGGCCCATATGGAAGTTACCTTGGTCTTAGCGGTTCGATTTATGGCCCTGGCACTGCGTATCGTGGAACAAGCTGGAGCCCAGGATACCTAAATCCGAGCTATGGAGGTTATTCAGCGGGTGGCTATCCAGGTGGAATTATTGGGGGAGGCCATATAGG atatggCTATTATGGAAATCCTGGATACAGCAGTGGTTATGGTGGTTACGGTGGATACAGTGGATACGGTGGATACAACAGTGGATATGGAAGCACATTAGGCTATGGCGGTTATGGCAGTGGGTATGCACCCGGTGGTTATAGCGTCTACAGTGATGGATATCTTGGTTACGGAAGAGGTAACTACGGATACGGAAGGGATATAGGATATAACGGGTATGGAACAGGGTATAACGGGTATGGAGGATCAAGTTATGGATCATCGTACAATTTGAGAAGTAACTACGATCCGTATGGATATCGTAACACCAATTATGGAAATTATGCCGGTTACCCATCCGGTTACAGAGGTTATTCTTAA
- the LOC102654867 gene encoding collagen alpha-2(IV) chain-like yields MGMDGDGVGGTQELSLKESKRRRMGKREDTKKDGHQVGRLLLPTPTLYISLLLPATSSVFQFERRTACTKPKRSSSCTGSRSLGRWLAETEADGGRMFGRVRASFFTLVIATSLLQCTQQEGSRQSRDVILNIKDDQKSQYLNQDFYSNAYNYGYQVSPNGQFHHEVRGPDDITYGCYGYIDPYGKLKTTFYISDGWGYRVVQPGNSVELFLHEHEHHHEHDTEHNDDHHDHKGVITEWRDLYFPEICRQFDGTDTKPIPEEETSDTSNAGIPIQPSQPTQMPEYPIKPGYPQQHEQSQKPKPGQPGTSEMPVTMGQPGYPGKPGIGAYPGQPGQSGYPGQPGSSGSPEKPGQPGQPGTPGMPGIPGTPGTPGIPGTPSQSGYPGKPGSPGKPGQPGHPGIPGTPGTPGIPGTPSQPGYPGQPGSPGKPGQPGYPGIPGTPGTPGIPGTPPQPGYPGQPGSSGKPGQPGHPGTPGIPGTPPKPGYPGQPGSPGTPGTPGTPGYPGQPSSPGSPGIPGTPPQPGYPGQPGHPGTHGTPGTPGIPGTPPQPGYPGQPGSPGKPGQPGYPGIPGTPGTPGIPGTPPQPGYPGQPGSSGKPGQPGHPGTPGIPGTPPKPGYPGQPGSPGTPGTPGTPGYPGQPSSPGSPGIPGTPPQPGYPGQPGHPGTHGTPGTPGIPGTPPQPGYPGQPGSPGKPGQPGYPGIPGTPGTPGIPGTPPQPGYPGQPGSSGKPGQPGHPGTPGIPGTPPKPGYPGQPGSPGTPGTPGTPGYPGQPSSPGSPGIPGTPPQPGYPGQPGHPGTPGTPGTPGIPGTPPQPGYPGQPGQPGHPGTPGIPGTPPKPGYPGQPGSPGTPGTPGTPGYPGQPSSPGSPGIPGTPPQPGYPGQPGHPGTPGTPGTPGIPGTPPQPGYPGQPGSPGKPGQPGHPGTPGTPGTPGIPGTPPQPEYPGQPGSPGKPGQPGYPGKPGTPGTSGYPGQPSSPGSPGIPGTPPQPGYPGQPGHPGTPGTPGTPGIPGTPPQPGYPGQPGSPGKPGQPGHPGTPGTPGTPGIPGTPPQPEYPGQPGSPGKPGQPGYPGKPGTPGTPGYPGQPGSPGSPGIPGTQPQPGYPGQPGHPGTPGTPGTPGIPGTAPQPGYPGQPGSPGKPGQPGHPGTSGTPGIPGIPGTPPQPGYPGQPGSLGKPGQPGHPGTPGTPGTPGIAGTPPRPGYPGQSGSAGKPGQPGHLGTAGTPGTPGIPGTPAQSGYPGQPGSLGKPGQPGHPETPGTPGTPGIPGTPPQPGYPGHPGTPGTPGTPGTPGTPGIPGTPPQPGYPGQPGHPGTPGTPGTSGIPGTPPQPGYPGQPGHPGTPGTPGKPGIPGTPPQPGYPGQPGHPGTPGTPGTPGIPGTPPQPGYPGHPGTPGTPGTPGTPGTPGIPGTPGKPGIPGTPPQPGYPGQPGHPGTPGTPGTPGIPGTPPQPGYPGHPGTPGTPGTPGTPGTPGIPGTPGKPGIPGTPPQPGYPGQPGHPGTPGTPGTPGIPGTPPQPGYPGQPGHPGTPGTPGTPGIPGTPPQPGYPGHPGTPGTPGTPGTPGTPGIPGTPPQPGYPGQPGHPGTPGTPGTPGIPGTPPQPGYPGQPGHPGTPGIPGSPGIPGTPPQPGYPGQPGHPGTPGIPGSPGIPGTPPQPGYPSQPGHPGTPGTPGKPGIPGTPPQPGYPGQPGHPGTPGTPGTPGIPGTPPQPGYPGQPGHPGTPGIPGTPTQPGYPGQPGYPSKPGTPGQPGYPGYPGQPGIPGQSGQPGYPGMPATPGIPTTPGISGSPTQPGYPSQPETPGYPSKPEQSGYPGYPGISGQPGYPGTPGIPGAPGIPGTPTQSGYPHQPGILGPPGIPGTSGQPGIPGRPGTPGISGTFPQPGYPGQPGTPGSPGISGTPPQSGYPGQQGSPGKPGQSGYPATPGTPGTPGISSIPGTSQPGYPGQPGTLGKPGQPGYPGTPGTPGIPGIPGTPSQPGYPGQPGSVGKPGHPGIPGSPGIPGIPGIPPQPGYPGQPGTPGKPGQPGYPGTPGTPGIPGIPGTPSQPGYPGQSGSAGKPGHPGIPGSPGIPGIPGIPPQPGYPGQPGTPGKPGQPGYPGTPGAPGIPGTPAIPPQPGHPGTPGTPGIPGIPGTPGIPGTSPQPGYPGKPGQPGHPGKPGQPGHPGIPGIPGTPPQPGYPAQPGSPGKPGQPGHPGTPGTPGTPGIPGRPGHPGYPGIPGRPGIPGTPPQIGYPSQPGSPGQPGQSETSKPPGIPPYPPHPEYPSTTGIPGRPGIPGSPGYPGTPGIPGIPGKPGKPGKPSKPGHHGYPGSSKPGQPEYPPYPGYPLAPGGPSGGIGPNGPNGPWPNGSDGPQGPGGPEGPGGPEGPGGPEGPGGHEGPVGGVGGIGGDGPPGPDGPWPTGSPGPDGPWPGDPDYVPGVAPTTRPRYEKPIKVQYPIKYYEPTTPTTVDNHPFFGQKQVDRLSSKYNSEYINNHTLDKNYEKNVESTVLAYPTKISRPFGLKDAQFKKNQSRTRDYQSEQVNQNADEINSLMYTRRKESRKYEEEEEQSKYKDVQKVISETSRTTAGVKYPNRGRFQGSRENRKYPQEVTKLSEPVIQLETDRGQQANVKYQSSNGNHIAFAKQVNQLSEQSIESKPELAAIGVHPPNTINIKPYQQSIGPDPQTCPCYLVEPTNNTATITSTTSIPLIGQLGFIPVVFIPYCPGDDVTDSTQNMKDMFPSAMPVPYACDACDSQNGRVETKLVSLNQLGNIENLREALRQAKLGFLNVSAHGQIERRRAKLRNVK; encoded by the exons gTAATTGCCACGTCTTTGTTGCAATGCACACAGCAGGAAGGAAGTAGGCAAAGTAGAGATGTAATACTCAATATCAAAGATGATCAGAAAagtcaatatttaaatcaagatTTCTATTCca ATGCATACAATTATGGTTACCAAGTAAGTCCAAATGGACAATTTCATCACGAAGTGCGTGGACCGGATGATATTACATATGGATGCTATGGATATATAGATCcatatggaaaattaaaaacaacttTTTACATTAGTGATGGCTGGGGATATAGAGTCGTCCAACCAGGAAATTCAGTCGAACTATTCCTTCATGAACATGAACATCATCACGAACATGATACAGAACACAACGATGATCACCATGATCATAAAGGTGTAATTACGGAGTGGAGAGATCTATATTTTCCAGAAATATGCAGACAATTTGATGGAACAGATACTAAACCAATCCCAGAAg AAGAAACAAGTGATACAAGCAATGCTGGAATACCTATACAACCAAGCCAACCAACACAAATGCCGGAATATCCTATTAAACCTg ggTATCCTCAACAACATGAACAATCTCAAAAACCAAAGCCAGGACAACCAGGAACATCAGAAATGCCAGTGACAATGGGACAACCAGGATACCCTGGCAAACCTGGAATAGGGGCATACCCGGGACAGCCAGGACAATCTGGATATCCTGGTCAACCTGGTTCATCTGGTTCACCTGAAAAACCAGGACAACCAGGACAACCTGGAACACCTGGAATGCCAGGAATACCGGGAACGCCGGGGACCCCTGGAATACCTGGAACTCCGTCACAATCTGGATATCCTGGTAAACCTGGTTCACCCGGAAAACCAGGACAACCAGGCCATCCTGGAATACCGGGAACCCCGGGGACCCCTGGAATACCTGGAACTCCGTCACAACCTGGATATCCTGGTCAACCTGGTTCACCCGGAAAACCAGGACAACCAGGCTATCCTGGAATACCGGGAACCCCGGGGACCCCTGGAATACCTGGAACTCCGCCACAACCTGGATATCCTGGACAACCTGGTTCATCCGGAAAACCAGGACAACCAGGCCATCCTGGTACACCTGGAATACCTGGAACTCCGCCAAAACCTGGATATCCTGGCCAACCTGGCTCACCTGGAACACCTGGAACTCCGGGAACACCTGGATATCCTGGCCAACCTAGTTCACCTGGATCACCTGGAATACCTGGAACTCCGCCACAACCTGGATATCCTGGCCAACCAGGCCATCCTGGAACACATGGAACCCCGGGAACACCTGGAATACCTGGAACTCCGCCACAACCTGGATATCCTGGTCAACCTGGTTCACCCGGAAAACCAGGACAACCAGGCTATCCTGGAATACCGGGAACCCCGGGGACCCCTGGAATACCTGGAACTCCGCCACAACCTGGATATCCTGGACAACCTGGTTCATCCGGAAAACCAGGACAACCAGGCCATCCTGGTACACCTGGAATACCTGGAACTCCGCCAAAACCTGGATATCCTGGCCAACCTGGCTCACCTGGAACACCTGGAACTCCGGGAACACCTGGATATCCTGGCCAACCTAGTTCACCTGGATCACCTGGAATACCTGGAACTCCGCCACAACCTGGATATCCTGGCCAACCAGGCCATCCTGGAACACATGGAACCCCGGGAACACCTGGAATACCTGGAACTCCGCCACAACCTGGATATCCTGGTCAACCTGGTTCACCCGGAAAACCAGGACAACCAGGCTATCCTGGAATACCGGGAACCCCGGGGACCCCTGGAATACCTGGAACTCCGCCACAACCTGGATATCCTGGACAACCTGGTTCATCCGGAAAACCAGGACAACCAGGCCATCCTGGTACACCTGGAATACCTGGAACTCCGCCAAAACCTGGATATCCTGGCCAACCTGGCTCACCTGGAACACCTGGAACTCCGGGAACACCTGGATATCCTGGCCAACCTAGTTCACCTGGATCACCTGGAATACCTGGAACTCCGCCACAACCTGGATATCCTGGCCAACCAGGCCATCCTGGAACACCTGGAACCCCGGGAACACCTGGAATACCTGGAACTCCGCCACAACCTGGATATCCTGGTCAACCTG GACAACCAGGCCATCCTGGTACACCTGGAATACCTGGAACTCCGCCAAAACCTGGATATCCTGGCCAACCTGGCTCACCTGGAACACCTGGAACTCCGGGAACACCTGGATATCCTGGCCAACCTAGTTCACCTGGATCACCTGGAATACCTGGAACTCCGCCACAACCTGGATATCCTGGCCAACCAGGCCATCCTGGAACACCTGGAACCCCGGGAACACCTGGAATACCTGGAACTCCGCCACAACCTGGCTATCCTGGTCAACCTGGTTCACCCGGAAAACCAGGACAACCAGGCCATCCTGGAACACCGGGAACCCCGGGGACTCCTGGAATACCTGGAACTCCGCCACAACCTGAATATCCTGGTCAACCAGGTTCACCCGGAAAACCAGGACAACCAGGCTATCCTGGAAAACCTGGAACTCCGGGAACATCTGGATATCCTGGCCAACCTAGTTCACCTGGATCACCTGGAATACCTGGAACTCCGCCACAACCTGGATATCCTGGCCAACCAGGCCATCCTGGAACACCTGGAACCCCGGGAACACCTGGAATACCTGGAACTCCGCCACAACCTGGCTATCCTGGTCAACCTGGTTCACCCGGAAAACCAGGACAACCAGGCCATCCTGGAACACCGGGAACCCCGGGGACTCCTGGAATACCTGGAACTCCGCCACAACCTGAATATCCTGGTCAACCAGGTTCACCCGGAAAACCAGGACAACCAGGCTATCCTGGGAAACCTGGAACTCCGGGAACACCTGGATATCCTGGTCAACCTGGTTCACCTGGATCACCTGGAATACCTGGAACTCAACCACAACCTGGATATCCTGGCCAACCAGGCCATCCTGGAACACCTGGAACCCCGGGAACACCTGGAATACCTGGAACTGCGCCACAACCTGGCTATCCTGGTCAACCTGGTTCACCCGGAAAACCAGGACAACCAGGCCATCCTGGAACATCGGGAACACCGGGGATCCCTGGAATACCTGGAACTCCGCCACAACCTGGATATCCTGGTCAACCTGGTTCACTCGGAAAACCAGGACAACCAGGCCATCCTGGAACACCTGGAACCCCGGGAACACCTGGAATTGCTGGAACTCCACCACGACCTGGATATCCTGGTCAATCTGGCTCAGCCGGAAAACCAGGACAACCAGGCCATCTTGGAACAGCTGGAACTCCAGGCACACCTGGAATACCTGGAACTCCGGCACAATCTGGATATCCTGGTCAACCTGGTTCACTAGGAAAACCAGGACAACCAGGACATCCTGAAACACCTGGAACCCCGGGAACACCTGGAATACCTGGAACTCCGCCACAACCTGGATATCCTGGCCATCCGGGAACACCTGGAACGCCAGGAACACCTGGAACTCCGGGAACACCAGGAATACCTGGAACTCCGCCACAACCTGGATATCCTGGCCAACCAGGCCATCCTGGAACACCTGGAACCCCGGGAACATCTGGAATACCTGGAACTCCGCCACAACCTGGATACCCTGGCCAACCAGGCCATCCTGGAACACCTGGAACTCCGGGAAAACCTGGAATACCTGGAACTCCGCCACAACCTGGATACCCTGGCCAACCAGGCCATCCGGGAACACCTGGAACCCCGGGAACACCTGGAATACCTGGAACTCCGCCACAACCTGGATATCCTGGCCATCCGGGAACACCTGGAACGCCAGGAACACCTGGAACCCCGGGAACACCAGGAATACCTGGAACTCCGGGAAAACCTGGAATACCTGGAACTCCGCCACAACCTGGATACCCTGGCCAACCAGGCCATCCGGGAACACCTGGAACCCCGGGAACACCTGGAATACCTGGAACTCCGCCACAACCTGGATATCCTGGCCATCCGGGAACACCTGGAACGCCAGGAACACCTGGAACCCCGGGAACACCAGGAATACCTGGAACTCCGGGAAAACCTGGAATACCTGGAACTCCGCCACAACCTGGATACCCTGGCCAACCAGGCCATCCTGGAACACCTGGAACTCCGGGAACACCTGGAATACCTGGAACTCCGCCACAACCTGGATATCCTGGCCAACCAGGCCATCCGGGAACACCTGGAACCCCGGGGACACCTGGAATACCTGGAACTCCGCCACAACCTGGATATCCTGGCCATCCGGGAACACCTGGAACGCCAGGAACACCTGGAACCCCGGGAACACCAGGAATACCTGGAACTCCGCCACAACCTGGATACCCTGGCCAACCAGGCCATCCTGGAACACCTGGAACTCCGGGAACACCTGGAATACCTGGAACTCCACCACAACCTGGATATCCTGGCCAACCAGGCCATCCTGGAACACCGGGAATCCCGGGGAGCCCTGGAATACCTGGAACTCCGCCACAACCTGGATATCCTGGACAACCAGGCCATCCTGGAACACCGGGAATCCCGGGGAGTCCTGGAATACCTGGAACTCCGCCACAACCTGGATATCCTAGCCAACCAGGCCATCCTGGAACACCTGGAACTCCGGGAAAACCTGGAATACCTGGAACTCCGCCACAACCTGGATACCCTGGCCAACCAGGCCATCCTGGAACACCTGGAACTCCGGGAACACCTGGAATACCTGGAACTCCGCCACAACCTGGATATCCTGGCCAACCAGGCCATCCTGGAACACCTGGAATACCTGGAACGCCGACACAGCCTGGATATCCTGGCCAACCTGGATACCCTAGCAAACCTGGAACTCCGGGACAACCTGGATATCCTGGATATCCTGGCCAACCTGGAATACCAGGACAATCAGGACAACCAGGGTATCCTGGAATGCCTGCGACCCCTGGAATACCTACGACCCCTGGAATATCTGGAAGTCCGACACAACCTGGATATCCTAGCCAACCTGAAACACCTGGATACCCTAGCAAACCGGAACAATCTGGATATCCTGGATATCCTGGAATATCAGGACAACCAGGATATCCAGGTACACCTGGAATACCTGGAGCCCCAGGAATACCTGGAACTCCAACGCAATCTGGATATCCTCACCAACCTGGAATATTAGGACCACCTGGAATACCTGGAACTTCTGGCCAACCTGGTATACCTGGAAGACCTGGAACACCTGGAATATCTGGTACCTTTCCACAACCTGGATATCCAGGTCAACCTGGAACACCAGGATCACCTGGAATATCTGGTACTCCGCCACAATCTGGATATCCTGGCCAACAGGGATCACCTGGAAAACCAGGGCAATCAGGATATCCTGCAACACCTGGAACCCCAGGAACACCTGGAATATCTAGTATACCTGGAACATCACAACCTGGATATCCTGGCCAACCGGGAACACTAGGAAAACCTGGACAGCCGGGATATCCTGGAACTCCAGGGACACCTGGAATACCTGGTATACCTGGAACTCCATCACAACCTGGATATCCTGGCCAACCTGGATCAGTTGGAAAACCAGGACATCCTGGAATACCTGGTAGCCCAGGAATACCTGGAATACCTGGAATTCCGCCACAACCTGGATATCCTGGCCAACCGGGAACACCAGGAAAACCTGGACAGCCAGGATATCCTGGAACCCCAGGGACACCTGGAATACCTGGTATACCTGGAACTCCATCACAACCTGGATATCCTGGCCAATCTGGATCAGCTGGAAAACCAGGACATCCTGGAATACCTGGTAGCCCAGGAATACCTGGAATACCTGGAATTCCGCCACAACCTGGATATCCTGGCCAACCGGGAACACCAGGAAAACCTGGACAGCCAGGATATCCTGGAACCCCAGGGGCACCTGGAATACCTGGTACACCTGCAATTCCACCACAACCCGGACATCCTGGAACCCCGGGAACACCTGGAATACCTGGAATCCCGGGAACACCTGGAATACCTGGAACTTCGCCACAACCTGGATATCCTGGAAAACCAGGGCAACCAGGACATCCTGGAAAACCAGGGCAACCAGGACATCCTGGAATACCTGGAATACCTGGAACTCCGCCACAACCTGGATATCCTGCTCAACCTGGATCACCTGGAAAACCAGGACAACCAGGACATCCTGGAACACCTGGAACACCGGGAACACCTGGAATACCTGGAAGACCAGGTCACCCAGGATATCCTGGAATACCTGGAAGGCCGGGAATACCTGGAACTCCGCCACAAATTGGATATCCTAGTCAGCCTGGATCACCCGGACAACCAGGACAATCGGAAACTTCTAAACCGCCAGGAATTCCACCCTATCCACCTCATCCGGAATATCCTAGTACAACAGGAATTCCAGGCAGGCCTGGTATTCCAGGCTCACCCGGATATCCCGGTACGCCAGGAATACCTGGTATTCCTGGAAAACCTGGTAAACCTGGTAAACCAAGCAAACCGGGTCATCATGGCTATCCTGGTTCTTCGAAGCcag gtCAGCCCGAATATCCGCCATATCCAGGATATCCTCTTGCACCTGGAGGTCCATCTGGTGGCATAGGTCCTAATGGTCCTAACGGTCCATGGCCTAATGGTTCAGACGGCCCTCAAGGTCCAGGCGGACCCGAAGGTCCAGGCGGACCCGAAGGTCCAGGTGGACCCGAAGGTCCAGGTGGTCACGAAGGTCCAGTTGGTGGAGTAGGTGGAATAGGTGGTGATGGCCCGCCTGGTCCTGATGGCCCATGGCCGACAGGATCCCCTGGTCCGGATGGACCATGGCCTGGTGATCCAGATTATGTTCCTGGTGTTGCTCCAACGACACGGCCTCGATATGAAAAGCCAATCAAAGTTCAGTATCCCATTAAATACTACGAACCTACAACGCCAACGACTGTCGATAATCATCCATTTTTTGGTCAGAAGCAAGTAGACCGATTATCCTCTAAGTACAAttcagaatatattaacaaccACACTCTTgacaaaaattacgaaaaaaatgttGAGTCCACAGTGTTAGCGTATCCAACAAAAATAAGCAGACCCTTCGGTTTAAAGGATGctcaattcaaaaaaaaccAATCAAGGACGCGTGATTATCAGTCAGAACAAGTAAATCAGAACGCGGACGAAATTAACTCCTTGATGTACACACGACGAAAGGAATCACGTAAATatgaggaagaggaagagcaAAGTAAATACAAGGATGTTCAAAAAGTGATATCGGAAACTTCTCGGACTACTGCTGGCGTTAAATACCCTAATCGAGGAAGATTCCAAGGTTCCCGCGAAAATCGTAAATATCCCCAAGAAGTCACTAAACTGAGCGAACCGGTTATTCAATTAGAGACAGACCGCGGACAACAGGCCAATGTAAAGTATCAATCATCAAATGGAAATCATATCGCGTTCGCGAAACAGGTAAACCAATTGTCCGAGCAATCTATCGAATCAAAACCCGAGCTCGCCGCGATCGGCGTTCATCCACCGAACACGATTAACATCAAGCCCTACCAGCAATCTATAGGGCCAGATCCGCAAACCTGTCCTTGCTATCTTGTCGAGCCGACCAATAATACAGCAACCATCACGAGTACGACATCCATTCCTCTGATTGGCCAGCTTGGCTTCATTCCCGTAGTATTCATACCGTACTGTCCGGGCGACGATGTGACGGACAGCACCCAAAACATGAAAGACATGTTCCCTTCCGCAATGCCTGTTCCATATGCATGCGACGCATGCGATTCTCAAAACGGGAGAGTCGAGACGAAGCTTGTCAGCCTAAATCAGCTTGGCAATATAGAGAATCTTCGCGAGGCGTTGCGACAAGCGAAACTTGgctttttaaatgtttcagCACACGGTCAAATCGAAAGGAGAAGGGCAAAGCTACGGAACGTCAAATGA